From Mya arenaria isolate MELC-2E11 chromosome 12, ASM2691426v1, the proteins below share one genomic window:
- the LOC128210324 gene encoding toll-like receptor 4 produces MAKQQARTLNAVNLGADYKHNKRSFVSQKIFYSRIIVTYFVLSTGIHSADLLPKQHCMDIGLVTLKCNYIPLEINSTVKTFILEDADGVNLQFVGNTWRELQNLRMELQKETTNLANPFMDIKHNTFINLTQLTELGIHSRNATFSKGAFNGLAHLKVLDLDNCPRLSIETLVSAFKSSDVMHQLEKLSLDWMFSWESPPYMRWTEDVFLTLSRMPLKAIIVTNTWINFNFPHFEYLAKYLEIVNLQYSTLSYQKPDLPGDFLRMENLKVLNASFTKFDGQSDMFGVFNHIPEKSDASVVIKIPPIFETLETVDVSGALKSLLRHRIMNIKLIFKWNEHRWRPKNLSLKNNDLLYVDVTVETPQNNAFRYIDLSENKMEYISPSWFATSSMTITTINLSGNRFDIMFRENSQEFCTLFRNLITLETLRMSNNKLHSIPTDMFVSNTNLQYLDLSNNKLTQITFKLEILNYGLYLDMSGNRFSNLDNRSLDRLKIIETIINGNEKGNNNEIQLKDNTFACKTCENKDFVEWVSQTRLVNLTTQQLTCITENSQKEDISFKTYQRLSILCDLHRRKVRLILLVTSMFGCIAIGAFTGINACRKLSRERADLVKLQTRIKQIKKNKYSKQYLVFLSYSNKDEEFINNNLVHGLKKALSTYIGTNRELICRGDQHFRIGRYIFNEIERLLGECSAMLVFVTEDYCRSEFCKTEFKFATAMRIPVILMFRDEVAVDSMPAEMRMLFDTLTRILWTETAEGFIIKTSWENVCRSLVLAMK; encoded by the coding sequence ATGGCCAAACAACAGGCACGTACTTTAAACGCTGTAAACTTGGGAGCAGATTATAAGCATAACAAGAGGAGTTTCGTttcccaaaaaatattttattcacggattattgtaacatattttgTGTTAAGTACTGGAATCCATTCCGCAGACTTGTTGCCTAAACAGCACTGTATGGACATTGGGTTAGTTACACTGAAATGCAATTATATACCACTGGAAATAAATTCAACAGTGAAGACCTTTATATTAGAAGACGCTGATGGTGTGAATTTACAATTTGTTGGTAACACTTGGCGAGAACTTCAGAATCTGAGAATGGAGttacaaaaagaaacaacaaatctTGCTAATCCATTCATGGATATCAAGCATAACACTTTTATCAACCTGACTCAATTAACTGAGCTCGGTATTCATTCTCGCAATGCTACTTTCTCTAAAGGTGCGTTTAATGGTCTAGCGCATTTAAAAGTTCTTGATTTAGACAATTGTCCGCGGTTGTCAATTGAAACTTTAGTCTCTGCATTTAAAAGTAGCGACGTCATGCATCAGTTGGAAAAACTATCTCTGGACTGGATGTTTTCGTGGGAATCGCCACCATATATGAGATGGACCGAAGACGTGTTTTTGACATTATCTCGAATGCCTTTGAAAGCAATCATAGTGACTAACACCTggataaattttaattttccaCATTTCGAatatttagcaaaatatttgGAAATTGTAAACCTGCAATACTCCACACTTAGCTACCAGAAGCCGGATTTGCCTGGAGATTTTCTTCGCATGGAgaatttaaaagttttgaatgCAAGCTTCacgaaatttgatggtcaaagtgaTATGTTTGGCGTGTTTAATCATATTCCAGAAAAGTCTGATGCTAGTGTTGTGATAAAGATTCCGCCAATATTCGAAACTTTAGAAACTGTGGATGTAAGTGGAGCTCTCAAAAGTTTATTAAGACAcagaataatgaatataaaattgatttttaaatggAATGAACACCGATGGAGGCCTAAGAACCTCAGCTTAAAAAACAACGATCTGCTCTATGTCGACGTTACGGTAGAAACTCCACAGAATAACGCTTTCAGGTACATTGACCTTTCCGAAAACAAAATGGAATATATTTCACCTTCTTGGTTTGCTACAAGCTCGATGACTATAACGACCATTAACTTGTCAGGAAACAGATTTGATATAATGTTTCGGGAAAACAGTCAAGAGTTTTGCACTTTGTTCCGTAACCTTATCACTCTTGAAACGCTCAGAATGTCCAATAATAAACTTCATTCGATTCCAACAGATATGTTTGTATCAAATACCAATCTTCAATATTTGGATTTGTCGAATAATAAACTCACCCAGATTACGTTTAAACTAGAAATACTGAACTACGGACTGTATTTAGATATGTCGGGAAATCGGTTTTCGAATCTTGATAACAGGTCCCTTGATCGGCTGAAAATTATAGAAACTATCATAAATGGAAACGAAAAGggaaataacaatgaaatacaACTGAAAGACAACACATTTGCCTGCAAAACTTGTGAAAATAAAGATTTCGTGGAATGGGTTTCACAAACAAGGTTGGTTAATCTGACAACACAGCAGCTAACTTGTATTACCGAGAATAGCCAAAAAgaagatatttcatttaaaacatatcaacGCTTGAGCATCTTATGTGATTTACATAGAAGAAAAGTCCGACTTATTTTATTAGTAACAAGTATGTTTGGCTGCATTGCCATTGGTGCATTCACTGGAATAAACGCATGCCGCAAACTTTCTAGAGAACGAGCTGATTTGGTAAAACTACAAACACGGAtaaaacagattaaaaaaaacaaatattcaaaacaatatttggtcTTTCTATCATATTCCAACAAAGATGAAGAgttcataaacaataatttagttCATGGTTTAAAAAAGGCACTTTCCACATATATTGGAACAAATAGAGAGCTTATTTGTCGAGGGGACCAACATTTTAGGATTGGCCGTTACATTTTCAACGAAATCGAGAGATTACTTGGCGAGTGTAGCGCGATGCTTGTATTTGTAACAGAGGACTACTGCAGAAGTGAGTTTTGTAAAACAGAATTTAAATTTGCAACGGCGATGAGGATTCCTGTAATTTTGATGTTTAGAGATGAAGTAGCTGTTGACTCAATGCCAGCTGAAATGCGAATGCTTTTTGACACATTGACCAGGATTTTATGGACGGAAACTGCTGAAGGTTTTATTATTAAGACCTCATGGGAAAATGTATGTAGATCGTTAGTCCTTGCAATGAAATAG